A DNA window from Enoplosus armatus isolate fEnoArm2 chromosome 9, fEnoArm2.hap1, whole genome shotgun sequence contains the following coding sequences:
- the rhbdl2 gene encoding rhomboid-related protein 2 produces MDDIDLEQQEPFPVDRDGGRLRSGADQPDGGRKIGCCEKFQLSVSKWMLPEDSRSKYLERANCCPPPIFIILISIAELAVFIYYAVWKPQKQWVTLDEGIWKSSLTYKPERREEAWRFFSYMFVHAGVEHIVGNLVMQLLLGIPLELVHKGFEVGMVYLAGVLAGSLASSIFDPLSALVGASGGVYALIGGYFMNAVVNFREMIPLLGVFRILAIVIFVGTDFGFAFYRRFVNDEAGLKVSFVAHFGGIVAGMTIGYVFFSAYNKKLLKDPRFWLCIVGYVVFVLFAVLFNIFLSPAP; encoded by the exons ATGGACGACATCGACCTCGAGCAGCAGGAGCCGTTCCCTGTGGACCGGGATGGGGGACGGCTCAGGAGTGGAGCAGACCAGCCCGACGGTGGCAGAAAGATTGGGTGTTGTGAGAAgttccagctgtctgtctccaaATGGATGCTTCCAGAAGACTCCCGCAGCAAGTACCTGGAACGGGCCAACTGCTGCCCGCCTcccatcttcatcatcctcatcagtaTTGCCGAG TTGGCAGTGTTTATCTACTATGCGGTGTGGAAGCCTCAGAAGCAGTGGGTGACCCTCGATGAAGGCATCTGGAAAAGCTCCCTTACATACAAGCCCGAGCGCAGAGAGGAAGCTTGGCGCTTTTTCTCCTACATGTTTGTCCACGCCGG TGTGGAGCATATCGTGGGTAACCTGGtgatgcagctgctgctgggtATCCCGCTGGAACTGGTCCACAAAGGATTTGAAGTGGGGATGGTGTACCTCGCAGGTGTCCTGGCAG GCTCTTTGGCGAGCTCCATCTTTGATCCTCTCAGTGCTTTGGTGGGCGCTTCTGGGGGTGTTTACGCCCTGATAGGAGGCTATTTTATGAACGCAGTGGTG AATTTCCGAGAGATGATACCTCTCCTTGGAGTGTTTCGTATCCTCGCTATAGTGATATTTG ttGGCACAGATTTTGGATTTGCCTTCTACAGAAGATTTGTCAATGATGAGGCTGGTTTGAAG GTGTCCTTTGTGGCTCATTTTGGAGGCATTGTGGCCGGGATGACCATCGGCTACGTCTTCTTCAGTGCTTACAACAAGAAGTTGCTGAAAGACCCACGTTTCTGGCTGTGTATAGTGGGCTATGTAGTCTTTGTGCTCTTTGCTGTGCTCTTCAACATCTTCCTGTCCCCAGCACCATAG